The region ACACAAACCAGAATGACTACATATCCCCATCTTACATTTGTATATTTCAATGAAGCAAAATCTTCATTTCAATTACGGATCTGCAAGGACATATTTTTCATCAATCTGAAAATCAAATTGAATACTCTCTTGCGATATCCAAAAAATCAAAGAGTTGTCGAGCTCAAGTATCATTCACCCTCGATAGACAACGAAGAAAAGATAGGATTCATCATGCTTGAACCGAAGACAGATGATGATTAGAATGATATGCGAAATACCTTTTATCGTTAGTCAATATAGGGTCTGATTAAAGTGGACGTAACTATTCAAATATCAGTCAAAGATATTTTAAGAATGTTTCAACGCCCTAAACCATCTATTTTTAATAACATGTAATATTAAATTTATGTAATATTCATCAATTTAATGTTTATTTTGACTCCGATTTAGGTTTTGATGAGAGCATGTGTTGGTTTTTCATACACATGACAAGTCAAATGAATATGTTCAAAAGCATGACACTAAAGCATGAAGGACCTGTGATATTTTGAGGAATCTAGAAATGAGAGATCATTGGTTCTAGTACAACCGAGAATTTCTTTTTCCCTTTATTCATTAGTCAATTAAACGACAATGGTTAAGACATAGTCTTCAATCCAAAGTCATGTAAAATCATCAATTAGGAAGATGACTTAATCTTGTCCAATGGTGAGAGGAAAACTAATGTATATAAAATCAACTTTTCGGATTTGTAGGCTCAGAAGGTGATTTGCAACAAACAAATTGAACTTAACTCTACCAGAAGAATCATTCCATAAGTGATTTGCAGAGTTCTAAACTGAGAAGATACAATGTTATTTGAATTGGCCAATTTAACATTGAAAGTGACTCATAATCAAAATCTTTACCCAACAACGCTAAGAAAAAATAATTAGAACTAAACATGGGAGAATAAAAAAAACTCACCTATAGAAATTTTAAGAAAAATTGAAGTCCCTAAAAATTAATCAGAACTAAACCATGCAACAATACGCAGGAGAAATCAGCAAAATGTCATCATCACCAAAATGGATGGAGAAAAAAATGTCATCGACATGTTAAGTCGGCAAAGACAAAACAATCTATAGGCAGAAGTCCTTTTTTCAAAACATTGCCAAACAAGTCACTGTACAGGCAAACTTAACAACTAATTAAGGTTCCTAATGGCTGTACAAAAACAGATACAAATCAAATTAATGATAAATAACCTAATCAACCGGCATTGAGTGGAAAAGAATCTTCAAAATTCTCACCTCATCCTTCCTGCAAACCTGCATAAAATGTAGACAATTAAAAAACGATCAGATTTTTGCAATCTTGATATAATTTCATCGTCACAGATAGAGCGCACATAGATTTTCCGTATACTACACACTTGGGAAGTGAGAACCAGGTCCATTTCCATCACTGGAGTTGAAGTTTGCAGGATACTGAATTGAAATTAAACTCTCGTCTGCTACAACCGTGGTATCAGGGGAACCTGTTATCCCAACTGCTGCACTGCTAGCAGATCTGATTCCTGCAAGTAAAGTCTTAGCTACGTGAGTATCTCATTGAGAAAATACTTCGAAATGAGACACTCATTAAACTTTAGAGTTTGTGATGCTTATGATAGTCAACTATGTAACAAATGCCGTTGATCATAGACATCCACTTATCTTCTACGAACCACAGACACAGACATCACACACAACACTAACACATGGACACCGATACCAGTATTTAAAAACAAAAGTCATTGAATGTAAGATGTAGGACATAAAACACGCATTACGTCTAAAGTGTCGGTGCTATATAGTTTATCCTTGTAGTTGCATTTGAATAAAGCAGTACGAGCAAGGCTTAGAAGTTAGAATCACTAATGCATTACAACTTTCTGCCCTTTCAGAGCAGAAAACCGGTAACTACAACAAGAGGTTATAAAGGAATGACAATTTCCAACATATTTAAAGAACATCAACAAATCCTTAATTCCAAAGTAGGTTTCCAATGTGTCAAGATGTTCTATCATGATTCAATAAGGTATGCCAAGCTAGTTCCCAACTATATTATAAATGTGGAAATTATGTAATTTAGGTTATGTTTGGATATTAATGCATGCTCATTACCATAAAATCCACCATGTATAATGTGAAATACACACTCAAAGCTGTAAAACAATAGATAAAATCCTTTACAGACTCGAGACGAATACGAGCATGATGTGCATATATATCTATATTGAATCAAATACGAGATTTCTATGCTAAATACATGAATTAAACAAATTAACAATCATAAGCTTTGTCAATTTAGTATGGAGATTTGACAGGACACATTACACTAGATTACAAAAGGTTATCTCAATCAAGATAGAATATAATCAAAACAAAATGTGGACTAATTACCGGACATGGAAGACAAACACGACATAGGAAGAGCTAATTTACCGTGGAGTATAATGACGAGGAAGAAAACAATAGTGATAACCATGGCAGAAAGATTTGTATACGATGACGTCGAAGGTGATTTTCCTGCATTCATCTTTTTAACTGCATTCATTTTCTTAACCCTTGCGCGCTTCCTCAACGCAAGTTCAGCTAATTCCTTCACAAATCTTTGATCACCAGCATGCAAAGATGGACCTTTAGGAGGCAAAGGTGGCTTTTGAGGCTTTCTTGGATTACTAAACTTATTCTTCTGTTTTCCATTTTCCCCCAACAATTCTAAATTATAACCATCTACACCAACAAAAACACCTGAATTTGAAGAGTTACTACACGATCCAATTCCCCTTTTACCCTTTTCTGATCCATCTAAATTCAGAACCCCATTCCATGACCAAGGAAAACCATTCATTGGACCTCTCTCATCATTGCTTGTATCCTCTTCGCTTGTGTTCTCACCACTTTCAAGGTCAAATTCAATGCCTTTCAATTTTCGAAAAGTGCGACCCATCTAATCTAAAATCAATTTCATCAACAGTTTTAAAAAACCCATCTCACAATCATGCCAAAGATTCAATTTTTAACGATAAAAAACATCAACAAATTACTCAAAAACAATGCATTCAAAAATGAGGATTAAGATGAAAATTGAAcagaagatgaagaaaaaaaagGGTGGTCGTGGAGGTACCTTTAGTCAAAGGGTAGAACCCTAGAAACGGTGGTAATCTTGAAACATTCCTAACTAGGAATCTAATGATGCACGCATGCGCACTCATACACGGACAATAATAcatttttaaaaacaaaaataattattaaaaaaagaCAAGAATTTAAGgtttttctgttttattttaaatttaatgGCCAATGGTTTTTCTCTCGCTTTTTAATTTATTATCTCAAATGTTTTTAAAGGAGGGGAACGTCAATGGCTGGAACTTCAAAGGTGTTTTTATTAGAAAAATAATCAACAATCAACTATGAGTATATTTAAGAAAGAAGATGCATATAATCTCTCATAATTGCCCTTTTGATACAAAATTAATTACTTATAAAAGGTTAATTAAGTAATTAACAAATCATTAAATAATAATAACTTTATGAAGCATTTTCTTTCACTTGCTTATCTCAATcacttaaaaaaaaaaattaaataacccGATTGAAAACTATTTTATGTTGTCCGCAAGACCCAGGATGAAAAGGAAGCAAACACGAGAAACATGTGTTCCTTCATTTTCACTGAGAATAGATAACTTCATCCTCTCACGCATCATATATCGCCCAGATCAATCAGACGGTTGTCTATATGGTGCGTCACGTCCCTTGTGAGCAGTTTTAACCGCTCCTAGAATATAAGGAGAAGGTGTGTCATTCTCAGGTATTTAAGTTCACTTTCACTCCCATATTACTTTTGttttgttagaacaagatttggttctacaTCTATACCTTTGAGTTTTATGATAACAATGTagtatttgtgtgagaataattttggtactctaacagtttgttattgtgtagctttaacaaccagttaTGATTATGAATTTATGACATGCAACATCATCAGCTTCTGAACATTCGTGCTGAAATTCGCTTTTGCGTTGAATCACTCTCGAGAAGTTCCGAAAGACATAATGTTGCGGTTGTAATGTTCTTTATGCTTATGTGTTTATTCACTCTTAAGAAGTTTTGAAAGATGCTATGTTGTTGATGaaatgttctttctgcttctgcACTGAGTCACTCCTGAGAAATTCTGGAAAGACgttatgttgttgctgcaatgatCTCTCTGCTTCTACTTCTAGATGTGAATCTGATTatcaagcttctgaagaatggaaagtttctgaagttttgttacttagttgaagactctgaagatctcaagtcagacgctgacgttgtcaaggttctgactaaagattctgaagttttgttacttagtTGAAGACTCTGAAAATCTCAAGCCAGATGCTGACGTGGTtaaggttctgactgaagattctgaagattcTGATTTCAGCTTTGTGTTTCTTCTCTTCATGTTTCATCAACttttcatcagaagccaatgaatttgaagatagAATCAAAGTGgatacgtgatcaaatagtatATGGTACAAATCAGAAATATTCCTTCCACTCATGAAAAAATGGGCGAAAGACTATATTATTCATCACATCTATCACTAATGAGTTAGTAGACAATTGCTCTTTTGGTATCCCTGATTTTCCCTTCAATAGTCTctttcttatgctatataagtaggACTTGGAGATTTGAAGAAAGCTAATGCAACAATTTACGAAGAAAAAAATTATACGCGAAAAAGCTCTAAACTTTGTGCATACTTTTCTTTAAGTGATTGTATTTCATttgtgtagaagcaacttgtaacacaaaAGTTGTATTCAAACTTGTTGTTTgatttccttaaggagactaagttatagtcggatccttgagaagacaaagaaagttgttctttgtgatttgTTTAAGGAGAGAAAGTTGTAGTCtgatccttgagaagacaaagaaagttgcTCTTTGTaatttccttaaggagactaagttgtagtcagatccttgagaagacaaagaaagtttTTCTTTTTGATTTACGTAATATGTTTGATTATAGAGGATTGAGTACTTTTGTATAAGGAGAAATCGCCTTGacggatggactggagtagctttgatttcaagtgaactaggataaaaatccttgtgtctttctctctttgttcttTTGATTGTGTGGAGTTTTTGAGCTGctaaaaagcttttgtttttaaaactcaattcaaacccccatttcttgtgtttttcacacctttaattggtatcagagcctggttttAATTATGACAAAGTTTTATTAACACTTCACCATGTTCAGTACGGATCcagtttgtgtgagaaacaatggtcgCTGCTAACAACAACGTGGCCACTACTAACAATAACGAGAAAGATCACTACATCGCTAAACCACCAGTCTTTGATGGTGAAAAGTTTGATTTCTGGAAAGACGAACTCAAAAGTTTCTTTCTGGAATATGATGTTAatctctgggatcttgtagtcgatggctaCGTTCACCCAGTAAATGTTGAAGGAAACAATATATCAAGAAGTGCTATGACAGATCAACAAAAGAAGGATTTCAAGAATCATCATAAGGCTAAAACGATATTGCTTAATGTtatctcttatactgagtatgagaaTATAACAAACAAATATTATGCTAAGTCTATCTTTGattctctgaggatgactcatgaagggAATGCTCGAGTTAAGGAGACAAAGActttggccttaatccagaaatatgaggcatttagaatggaagatgatgaaaccattaagactatgttctcaagatttcaTATGCTTGTTGCAGGAGTCAAGGTTCTGGGCAAACAATATTCTATGGTTGACCATGTCAAGAAAATCATCATAAGTCTCCCTAAAAAATAGAGATATATGGTAACTGCCTTGAAATTAGCAAAGGACTTGAACAATattagtcttgaagaacttgttagttccttgagaagtcatgagatagaactcGAGGAAGATGAAAATCATAAGAGAGGTAAATATGTTGCCTTGAAGTCCAAGCTTGAGAAGAGAATTGCTTATCAAACGGGAGCGGAAAGGAGTGCCATTGATAAAGAACTTCGGAAGTTTATTACCTCTATGTTGAAGGAAGTGAACTCAGATGTTTTTCTAGATGTTCAAACATCTTTGGAAAAAGAAACTAGCcatggcaatgattctagtgAAAAAGCTGAGGAAAGTGTCCCTGAACATGCTGCTCCTGAAAAAAGGAGTAAGAAGAAGGCTGATGAATGTGTCCCTGAGCATGCTGCTCATGAGAGAAGAAGTAAAAAGAAAGTTGATCATGTTGTCAATGTTGATGAACTAACTTCTGATGAGGAACCTCTTACCAATATTGTGACTCATGGTATAGCCAATAGACTTTAGAGATGAAAAGGAAAGGCAGTGGTATTTGAAGATTCTCCCTACAAGGAGATAAAAAAAATCTGGTGGTTTGAAAATCACTCCCTCTAGAAACTCCATAGGAAAATCTCATGTTGGTTCTACTAGATCTTAGAGTAAAGTTGTTACTCATACTAGGAAGAGGAAATATGTCTTTTCTATTGATTCTGAGTTTGAGGTCGAAAAGGATGTCCATGACATCACGCCTGTAAGAAGATCTGCTACCAAGAAGCCTCATGTTGTTGTGCCCGAGGCTCCACTGGACAATGTGTCTTTACATTATGTGAAGAATGCTGAAAGGTGGAAGTATGTTATTCAAAGAAAGGTAGATTTGGAGAGGGAATTGGGTAAGGATGCCCTAAAATGTAAGGAGGTTGTAAAGCTTATAGAAGCTATTGGGTTTATAAAGGTTGTCACAAAACTCGGTCCTTACTATGAAAGTCTAGTCAAGGAGTTTGTGGTGACTATTCCTGATGGGTGTGATGATGTGAAAAGTGCAGACCATAGGAAGGTGTATGTTAGAGGAAATGTCGTGACATTTTCTCCAGCTGTGATCAACAAATTTCTAGGAAGAACAAAAGAACGCCAAGCTGAGCTAGAGGTTACAGATGGCCAAGTGTGCAAGGAGATAAATGCCAAGCAAGTAAGACATTGGCCAAACAAAGGGAAGTTGTCTGCTGGAAAGCTGAGTGTCAAATATTATATCCTTCATAGGATTGGGACTGCTAACCGGATTCCTACTAATCATACCTCAACCATCTCTACTGGACTTGGGAATTTTATTTATGCTAT is a window of Lathyrus oleraceus cultivar Zhongwan6 chromosome 6, CAAS_Psat_ZW6_1.0, whole genome shotgun sequence DNA encoding:
- the LOC127093244 gene encoding uncharacterized protein LOC127093244 isoform X2 yields the protein MGRTFRKLKGIEFDLESGENTSEEDTSNDERGPMNGFPWSWNGVLNLDGSEKGKRGIGSCSNSSNSGVFVGVDGYNLELLGENGKQKNKFSNPRKPQKPPLPPKGPSLHAGDQRFVKELAELALRKRARVKKMNAVKKMNAGKSPSTSSYTNLSAMVITIVFFLVIILHGIRSASSAAVGITGSPDTTVVADESLISIQYPANFNSSDGNGPGSHFPSV
- the LOC127093244 gene encoding uncharacterized protein LOC127093244 isoform X1; its protein translation is MGRTFRKLKGIEFDLESGENTSEEDTSNDERGPMNGFPWSWNGVLNLDGSEKGKRGIGSCSNSSNSGVFVGVDGYNLELLGENGKQKNKFSNPRKPQKPPLPPKGPSLHAGDQRFVKELAELALRKRARVKKMNAVKKMNAGKSPSTSSYTNLSAMVITIVFFLVIILHGIRSASSAAVGITGSPDTTVVADESLISIQYPANFNSSDGNGPGSHFPSLQEG